The genome window GTAATGAATGGGTCCTTcaatgtattaataaaaagCGTCGTCATCTCTTTTTCTAAAAGCGGTGGTTGCACCTGAACCGCCACCTCTCTCCACCTCTGCGCGTACTGTCTGAAGCTTTCgttcgattttttttctaaattctgCAGAGTTATCCTGTCAGGCATCATTTCCGAGACATGATCGTATTGTCTCATGAAAGCCTGTGCCAAATCCTTCCAAGTAGCAATTTTTGTTCTGCTCAGCTGATTGTTCCACTTTGACACCGCTCCTGTAAGACTTTCCTGAaagcaatgtattaataattgatcattattaatatacccCGTCATTCTTCTgcaaaacatagtaatatgggCTTCGGGCAATGGTCCcgttatatttctcaaattaggcattttaaatttgtaaggtAGCACCAAGTCCGGAACCAAGCTCAGGTCTTTTGCGTCTATCCCATGATAGCTTTCAATGCTTTCTATTGCCCTAAACTTCTCTTCTATCCATTTTCATTTCTCCTCAAATTATTTTGGAAGTTCCTCCTTCGCCTTGTCCTTTTCAGCCATCTCATCAAGATCTGGGATAGCAATATTATTCGGGCTATCTCCGGGATTAGAGCCCGCTCCAGGTTGAAAATTCATTGGTATTGAAGCATCACCTTGGAACTGCTGAGGCCTAACCGACACAGAGGGTCTTCGTGGATGCAGCTCAGTCTGAACCTGCGCGTGCGGAGGCatgaaacctggaggataaaGTGGTTCGCTATTGTTTTCTTCCTCATTAATAATCACAGGTCCTTTCCCCTGATCTACTCCCTTCAATAATTGCGTCATCTTAGTTATCAGATCATTTTGAGACTCCTGCATCTTTTGTTCTATGTCATGCTGAATCTTTTCTATTTGCTCTTTCATTTGCGCCTGCAACTggtcttgcatttccttttgaagtcGCTTTAGCTTTTCCAGCCTTTGGTCCATAATTTTTGACTTAGCTCGAATGCCGTAACTTTGTCAGTTTTTCaggttaattgaaataattttattcgattAGGGTTCTTTAATGGTCATTAATGCATATAATgtgatgcaatgcatgaaaagaatgcaaaaagaggcactgattctaattcaacttcattagaaaactttactagaaaagaagtttttttacataaaataaattacatatatggCTTTGCTCTTACACTCAAAGCCTTAACCTTTCTAAGAAGCCAAGCTAATTCACGGCCCCGGTCTGACTCCGACTCGTACttcaaacttaataaatcagCCTGAACTGCTAGGGTCTACAAATGATTAGCTACTTCGCGTACTTGAGCCACCGCCTCGCCCATAATATAATCTCTTTCTCTGATCTGATCTTGAGATCGATGGAATTGCCCTTGCCACTGCTCATTACTTTTTTCCAGAAGCTCTATTCGGAGTTCACTATTTTGCAATGCATCCTCGAGCTCTCCTACTTGTCCTTTTAATCCTTCAATTTTGTCTAAGCTTGCCTTTAATTCAACCGTAGAATTACGACTACGGTATTGGTAAAGCGATCTTTCTAGTTCTGTTACTCAGACCTCCAACTCCGTCTTCTCGTTTTGGCAGACTAGTAGACTCTCTCCCAAAGTAACTTCTCGAGCTCAAGTAtcctgaaatttcttttcccactgaTTAGCTTTCGTTTTTTCCTCCTGAATTTCCTGTTGCCATTGTTCTGGCGTTTTACCCAAGCCAGCAGTTCTTATAGACCTACGCAGCTTCTTGTAGTCCGTCTTCAGGCTGTCTAAATCTTCTTCTGCCTTGTTTTTTCCCTTTCTCAATCTGTCGGCCTCCAGTCTTTGAATGTCCACATCCAGTCCTAACTGTATTTTTTCTTCCTCTAGTTGCTCTATCTTCTTCCCTAACTCCAAACTCCTCTTTTCAAATtcttgtttgatgatttctatCTCAAAGGGCAATATTTGTAGGTGCTCCTCTAAAGATCGAGCAATTTCTGGATTTGATGCTGGGATATTGTCGTTGACCCTTTGATCACGCCACTGACTATACTCGGGGGTCATCACCGGTCCCACAGCTAAGATTTTCATTCAGCGAGTCTGGTTCCAGGCATTAGACATTTCTCGAacccttttcttgtaattgtcCTCCTTATAGGAAAATTCACAATGGGCCAACCCCTGTGTTGCTGGTATGAATTGTCGTGATCTAAACTGTCTTGATACGAGTAGAGGAGCATATCCGATAGCTCCCCATATTCCGAGCAGAGGAACCCAGTCAAAATCTCCACACCGGTATAAAATCTCATCAGGAATTAACCAAGAAGCCCTCCACTCAACATCTTCATCTCGGAGATTCTGGAGTATCGCCATCCACTTTTCTTCTGAAACGTCATCTCGTCTTGGCGTGGACACCAATTCTTCTAGAGGAGAGTAGCTATCAGAGAATACCCGATAAGAGATCTTTTCTACTTTCCAGAAGTGGCTATGAAACCATGCTAGTAAGAGCTGGGCACATCCGATGAACCTTCCCTCTCCAGCTCTCCGGCATGCGTTCAAAGATCTGAAAGTTTCAGCCAGTATTGACGGAACGGTAGTAACCCCTTTACCAAGCCGATCAAACAGATCAGAAATGGCCTCGTCTATATGTCCTAATGCTTTGGGGAAGACCACTAGTCCGTAGATGCCTAAAGCGAAGACATCGACCCTTTTCTTTACATAAGGATGTACCAGCACCAAATTTCGCAAGCTTTTCCAAGGAACGCATTTACTATCGCCTTTCTGCTGGATTCGGAcagcaacccactgctcactcatcccagtaatgttcattaatttctttaacaACGGAAGGGCCCCAGCAGCTCTAGAGTAAGCCTTGTCGACTTGAATCTTTGGGCACCGAAGCAAGGTCGTATACTCCTCCACAGTAGGCGTCAAGTCCACTTTTCCGAAAGTGAAACAACCATAGGCGGGATTCCAAAATTGAGCAAGGGCTCGAAATAAATACTTGTCCACTTTGACACTGAGCAGATAAGGCAGGTCACCGTAGTTACAATAGAACAGCTGCTTGGTCTCGACATCCCATTGATCCCAGACTTCTTTCATTTCTCGAAGGTCATTCTGGATTACACTGATACGGGTGAAATCCCACAATTCTGACATGTGTCCCTTGGTAAGACTATCGCCTTTCTCTCGTTGTGTCGTCTCAGCCCATATTCGCACAGCCGCATTATCttctactttatcaagaaaccccttttccatgataagctttctatctagatACTGAACGTGAATCGACACCTCTTTTAGAATGAAAATGCCATGCAAtcacaaacaaacaaatcagTATTAAACACAGAACAAGATCTAAAGtaaatgatgataaataaaGCATCCATTTGGGTAAGTACTAAGGTTTGGCGGAGTTCCATCTAGGTGGGTTCCTATGGCTCACTACATgtggttcggttctaaagtaagggtacctgaaccaacagattcctcgatcctcacccattataggctcataaaatgtaacaccccttacccgagaccgtttctggagtcgagcacgaggcattacttagcttatcttaccaattcggagcataaaaactaggtttgaaaatttatttcactatttacagcaaatctgtccaatcgcgcagcagttactaaattaattataacttgagctacagaactcgaaatttaattccgtaaattttccctgaaactagactcatatatctactcaccataaaatttttagaatttttggttcagccaattagtacagtttattagttaaagtctcccctgtttcaccatttgactattctgacctcttgttactaaaaataagttttctcactgtaggattttcatatgaagttcttacttgtttctacagaaaatagactcattaatgaatctaagcatgtaaatttaaactcataacaatttttgtacaatttgtaattattttctaaactcagaacaggggactccaaaaacagttctgaccctatcttactaaaattcacatatcttaaaatataaatttccttttgctagttctatgaaaatagactcaacaagctttaattccatatatcattcaccctctaattcattttatactatcttgggtgatttttcaaattcacgtcactgtgctgcctgaattctgtttctttgcaaaattttatcctttcatgatttccatgcataatttatcacctaatctttcataacaacaaacaccttcatccttaaccattttaatgaccatacatcatcaaatacttacacatcactcattagcaaaatcatcattacaaacatacaaaataactaaatccctatacatgccataactcaaacgtgtttcgatataaaataccgaaGCAGTtgtagttgatagtgtggacgatctccgacttctttaggatccttgaagtagctttgcaatactataagagaaagagaaataaaagaagtaagcataaagcttagtaagtttactagcaaataaataacaatatttaacttaaataattaaactcaatgtctatatctctagtttactctttagttaatctcatactagttctcttacttgtttacttagaatacttgtgtgcataacttactcaatccttgctgcatcgttgaacatcaattgatagtataataagttcttaagtcttacaacttaccgagcttgccatttatgctttaaaccgaactttcatgaacatgattcatttacaagcccgttgagctacattggaataataaggatactcgggtctcttcgataataacatgccaaagccatgtcctgacatggtcttacatgggatgttctcatgttggtgcccatgccatgtcctgacatggtcttatagggacctctcatctcaagTTAACGCCATGTcctgcacatggtcttacatgggacctctcgtctcggtgcccatgccatgtcctgcaTATGGTCTTCTGAGGACCTCTTATGATCTTAAGGATACCAATGCCATGTCctggacatggtcttacatgggatctctttacccaaatgtcatgacattcgtatccaagaccatccttatgtatcaacgggacttttaaattttaattctctatcatttcatgcttagatcatcatcaaataaattcataaaataaattcatagttgctggaaaataacagcattgataataaatatggaaatattgcatttatttaccgtaaacttacctcggtaccaattatagccaaattcaccaacttagtcttcaactttattcttccctttgtctaacctcgagtttcgtacttcttgatctaaaatagtaaatttaacttatttaataatcacattcattaaaacagccctcgactctaacttttcaaaattacaattttgccctaaacttttacataattacatttttgccccaaggctcggaaattaaacttcatctcttattcttatgttttataacattctgaacatttttcccttctatggcaacatcaaattcccactctaacatgtacttatgaacattaggtatttttaccgattatgtcgctTTTACTgctttcacttaaaatcgcttagcaaaagttgtttaacataatttatagcttcatattctatcataaaatatcaaaataaacacttttcacctatgggtatttttccaaatataaaccctaggttaaattattgctagaataagctaaattaagctaccggatctcaaaacgtaaagaacattaaaacgggcttgggatcacttactatggagcttggaagcttgaaaaccctaactatggcttccccttgctgatttcgttcatatgaagaagatgagcataatttgtcatctttttccttttaattcattttaattactagattaccaaattgcccctaacttaaaaattttctatttcacttatctcatgtccatttttgtctaccaagttaccaatggtataattaccatataaggacctccaatttaaagtttcataacaattggacacctctaacatgtagaactcaacttttgcacttttacaatttagtcattttgactaaattgagtgcccaaacgtcgaaattttcaaacgaaattttcacgaaataattttgtgaaattgtagaccataaaaatataagaaaaaaaatttttatcattggatttgtggtcccgaaaccactgttctgataacctcaaatttgggccattacacatatggactgagttcagttcaggggaatacatttccctatggccatgcggagatgaaaatctcacgaagacataggtacggatgtatcccggaagcgattcactatcccatgcggaggtgaaaacctcacgaaggcgtagtttctcactcccacttaaaagggtgcgACCAatggtcatgcaatgcaatgcgcAGAAATATATCCGAACTTAAACTAACACAACCATTATAAATCACAATGATGAAGATTGTAATAGAGATGAATAAAGATGCAACAAAAGGATCgcatatttaaaccaaatttttaatttttgacaaaaagaaaaaaattaatcaactcgtggctagACTCTCTTATTTAtaagtccccagcggagtcgccatgctgttgacaccattttttggatgaaaatggggtcgactagggttttgaaaaatagaaatgaaaacgggagtcgccaccaatcttttttgatgaggtgtgatcgggccacctcgtaaaacggttgtttttaataaacaatttaattttattaagacaacgattttggtctacgaaattcagaaaaatgggttcgggagtcggttacgtacgaggaagggttagcaccctcgtaacgcccaaaaattggtacctaagttgattaattaatgtcttaacgtcgaaaattgaaaactttgaagaattttaaaaatacaatccttgtattaaaatgttaaaaatgtttGAGTAAAGGGGCATATTTTACGTTAATCGAGGAatagaatcatatccagtaagttaggacacgatgtCTCAAATTCCCAATACGtgaatgaatgccaaaattttacttatttaaaaggtattttattatctcgggtttagaaaacgaatcatgcccagtaagttagggcacgatcttttcttagttcccgagatcatttaaaaacttgagtttgaaaagattcgtgtatttagatttattataaaaatcaaaacccagtgagttagggtacgatcctttcaaatctaaacacgaaatattttttttaacgaATTTTGTTATATCTagtaataacaacaatataaaataaataaaagtcatacttacaattatataagatcACAatgtatataaacaaataaattaaaacattcattccaaatgataaagaaaattaaatgtaaagagATATATATGGACATAAACCAAAATATGTGTgcgtatgtatatgtatttacaaaggttagagtatatatatatattataagaaagGTATACATAAGTATTacgaaacataaaaatatatgtatgtgggTAAAATATATgtggattataaaaataaaataagataatatataatatatattttaatacgtAAAAAGGCATACGATAGTTATAAAAGAAaccatataaaatatgtaaatatgtatacatatattcgTAAAAGAGGGTTATATAGATACACATATAAAaaggtatttatatatattacataagtctaaaaaggaaataataatgacaatatTATTCATGTATGTATCGAAActatcatataataatagtatgataaataaaaatgatatagataataatattatgaataatgataatgataaatgataatacattgaaataataaagaaaatgatgaaaatgctaAAAAGGGGACTAAATCGAAGTAAAGTCTAAAATATGGGGGCGGAAtcgaaataagaaaacaaaaagggaCTAAAGCCGAAAAATGgggggaccaaaatggtaaataccCCGAAGCCCCAAAACGCTGCACTTAGATGtggactaaaatgaatcaaaaataaaattttgtgacCAAATCGCAAAATAAAAGGTTCGGGGGTTGTAATGAAGCACGCACAAAATCAAGGATCGACGGGCAATATGCCCAAGTCCTGCAGCGCGCCACTTATGCTCGGACTAAATCGGGACAAGCAACAAATTTGCGAGgccaaattaaataatgaagAAACAAGCAGaaggatcaaattaaaacaaaacaataatgaaagGGACCGAGGGCGCAAATGGCCCAATCAACAGAAACGCGCGGATcccctggagcgggtcgggtcacGCGCGGATCTTAAaggccaaaacggcgccgtttcatttttattatttaaaccaAAGATTTTTTTTAGCCCCATTtctaaaaaagaagaagtaaaCTCTCCTTTTTTCTCTCCCCCTTCTTTCTAGGTTTTCAAGCTCACTTATACTCACGGCTGAAGCTTGCAGTGGTTCGCCACACACCGCCAGAGTTCGCGCTGCGGAAGGCCCAAAATCGGTTTTTAGAGAAGGGTTccccttttttccctttttttttaaaaaaataaataaaccctaaataaaTGGTGACCTTTTGGCCTCAACGCCCCTTCAATCACGGTCCAAGCGAAACCTTAAAGGCTTCCGTGACCCCGACGAAAGGAGAAGATCTCCGACGGTGGTCTATGGCTGATCCTCAGGTACGTTTCAAAACCtcttttctatatttattttggttattattCTTATCTATAACAGTGTAAAAAAgcataataaaatctaaaagaagCAGAGGCgcgaagtaaaaaaaaaaatcaaccttGATACTTTGATTGATTTCGTTCCTGCTTGTATTCCTTTGTTCTCAGAAGATTACATTTTTCTTCGAGCTTTATAGCCGATTACAAAggtctctcttttctttctcgTGTTTCATCCTCTTTAGCTTTGTTTTGTAGGTTAGGCAAGGTCAACGGAGGTGACCTTGCCATTTTTGCATAAGGGGAGGCGCACCTGGACTAAGCACCTCGGGTGGCCAAAAAGGGGGAACGGGCGAGAGGggagggaaccctagggttccctggTGCTTGCTTGATTTTGGGCTCCAATGGGCCTTCTATGTTTTTTAGAATTTGTGCCGTTTTAGGCCTGTTGTAAATGGGTTATTTaattttgggcccgggcataaATTGAGTCCTACACTTGTGATTAATGGAAAACTGTGTTTCTTTGTGTGTAATGCTCTTTTATACTTGCataaatcaagttttttttttgtataaagaGTTCGTATTTTGAGATAGAGGgtacatattaaaatttgaatattaaatttattagatttatctttaaaatgataatattaattaatcaaattaaattctaatttttttcatttaaaccaAAAGTTAAAAGGAGCGCATTAAAGGGAGACGTATATTTAAACTTTGCCAATGACATTGTTAAGAGGAACAGTCACAAATtccaaatataaattataaaacaagatCGAGAAAAGGAAGTTTTCCAATCATTGGCTCAAACCCATTGGCGAAGTCCACTCAATGAATAAGGGGTATTTATGGCGAAGCGGGCCAATTTGGTATTTCACAATAAAGTGATAGATGGAACGCCATTAAACGACTTATTAGCGATTAATAGATCACTTTGGAATGGCATATACATCACACATCCCGGATCAAGTAAAAGCTCGGGTTTCAAAGAAGCCACCGCTACATCCATTTCATTAGGAATTGATGATCTTTTAAcggtataaaaattttaaaaaatctattaaaaatttaataacgaTAATAGtgatgataaatatattttaggaCACTTATACCCAATTTCTTACCATATGCTTACACATGATACATTCTTATTATCaagtaaactttaaaataattaatcatctatattgcaataaaaataaaaggcttTATTAGTAAATTGGGCCCTGAGTTGtacctttattttcaaattgatttttgaagtttttttaaaaaagtagtacttaaaatatcaattatgtcctaatttactttaaaacaataacaattaataaaaacataacaagtggcacatttttattaaatgtaatacacttttaaataaagtgagacaaaattaatattttaagtataaCTTCGAATACCAAAAGTGAGATATAATTCAAGAGtcgatttaaaaaattcaatttgaacTGTGGacgattatatatatttgcatagTCAACTAGAATATAATTTGTAGAGAAAAtgtaatcttttaatttaataataaaatattatttattatttgaaaaaagtAACTATTGGGAAGTGAGCTAAAACGAtaggataattaattaaataaccaaTTCCTATCTTCAAAAAGTTATACTGTAATGATTCGGTTTTCAGTGGTATCgaaaattatggttttgggATCTCGTTTTCATAAATcgagtctataaatattaaataaagatatttatagagttattaTGTAGATGAATTGAATTTGGATAGTCAGTTTAGCTGAAATGGTGGTTAATTAAggcctaaggactaaattgtaaagtccaaTCACTATAGATGTTTAATTGGTAAATGGCTTGAGaacttaaattgcaattaatcAAAGGACCAAAATAGCAATTAGACCATACTTAAATAAGACTTAGTGGACAGTGTGATGTTATTAAACTAAATAAGTGAAATTAAGGTTACTTATACATAAAGcataattaaccaaaattaatcaaacaTTAAGCCATATATAAAAGTGTGATTTcggtggaaagaaagagaaaacataTCACCTTTCTTCTTCACCTAAACCGACCACCGTTGTTG of Gossypium raimondii isolate GPD5lz chromosome 3, ASM2569854v1, whole genome shotgun sequence contains these proteins:
- the LOC105795636 gene encoding uncharacterized protein LOC105795636, whose product is MEKGFLDKVEDNAAVRIWAETTQREKGDSLTKGHMSELWDFTRISVIQNDLREMKEVWDQWDVETKQLFYCNYGDLPYLLSVKVDKYLFRALAQFWNPAYGCFTFGKVDLTPTVEEYTTLLRCPKIQVDKAYSRAAGWVAVRIQQKGDSKCVPWKSLRNLVLVHPYVKKRVDVFALGIYGLVVFPKALGHIDEAISDLFDRLGKGVTTVPSILAETFRSLNACRRAGEGRFIGCAQLLLAWFHSHFWKVEKISYRVFSDSYSPLEELVSTPRRDDVSEEKWMAILQNLRDEDVEWRASWLIPDEILYRCGDFDWVPLLGIWGAIGYAPLLVSRQFRSRQFIPATQGLAHCEFSYKEDNYKKRVREMSNAWNQTR